Proteins encoded in a region of the Photobacterium profundum SS9 genome:
- the rpsO gene encoding 30S ribosomal protein S15, with the protein MSLNAETKAAIVAEYAQCENDTGSPEVQVALLTAQINHLQGHFANHKHDHHSRRGLLRMVSRRRKLLDYLKGKNLDRYQDLIKRQGLRR; encoded by the coding sequence ATGTCTCTGAATGCAGAAACTAAAGCAGCTATCGTTGCTGAATACGCACAATGCGAAAACGACACTGGTTCACCTGAAGTTCAGGTTGCGCTTTTAACAGCACAAATCAACCACCTTCAAGGTCACTTTGCTAACCACAAACACGATCACCACAGCCGTCGCGGTCTATTACGTATGGTTTCTCGCCGTCGTAAGCTTCTAGACTACCTTAAAGGTAAGAATCTTGATCGTTACCAAGATCTTATCAAGCGTCAAGGCCTACGTCGCTAA
- the pnp gene encoding polyribonucleotide nucleotidyltransferase codes for MNPIVKTFQYGNHTVTLETGVMARQATAAVMASMDDTSVFVSVVGKKAAVEGQDFFPLTVNYQERTYAAGKIPGGFFKREGRPSEGETLTARLIDRPIRPLFPSAFKNEVQVIATVVSVNPEVNPDMITMIATSAALAISGLPFNGPIGAARVGFINDQFVLNPSNTELEESRLDLVVSGTKDAVLMVESEADRLSEETMLQAVVYGHDQQQVVINAINEFAAEVATPAWDWTAPVVNAELKARVADKAATRLSDAYQITEKMARYDEVGSIKNDVVASLLAEDETLDERELRGMLSSLEKHVVRGRIIAGHPRIDGREKDMVRALDVRTGVLPRTHGSSLFTRGETQALVTATLGTQRDAQIIDSIMGEKKDHFLLHYNFPPYCVGETGFVGSPKRREIGHGKLAKRGIAAVMPSVEEFPYTVRVVSEITESNGSSSMASVCGTSLALMDAGVPIKASVAGIAMGLVKEGDDFVVLSDILGDEDHLGDMDFKVAGTDDGITALQMDIKIEGITKEIMQIALNQAKGARKHILSVMDDAIGTHRDDISQFAPRIHTMKINSDKIKDVIGKGGAVIRALTEETGTTIEIEDDGTIKIAATEGAAAKEAIRRIEEITADVEVGRIYTGKVMRIVDFGAFVSVIGAKEGLVHISQIAQERVEKVSDHLQMGQEVQVKVLEIDRQGRIRLSMKEAVADQNPATVQDEQPQG; via the coding sequence GTGAACCCTATCGTAAAGACTTTCCAGTACGGTAACCACACAGTTACCCTAGAAACTGGTGTTATGGCACGTCAAGCGACTGCTGCTGTTATGGCAAGCATGGACGATACGTCTGTGTTTGTATCTGTTGTTGGTAAGAAAGCGGCTGTTGAAGGCCAAGACTTCTTTCCTCTAACAGTAAACTACCAAGAGCGTACATACGCTGCAGGTAAAATCCCTGGTGGCTTCTTTAAGCGTGAAGGTCGTCCTTCTGAAGGCGAAACGCTTACTGCACGTCTAATTGACCGTCCTATCCGTCCGTTATTCCCAAGTGCATTCAAAAACGAAGTACAAGTTATTGCGACTGTGGTTTCTGTAAACCCAGAAGTAAACCCAGACATGATCACTATGATCGCAACGTCGGCGGCACTTGCTATTTCAGGTCTACCGTTCAACGGCCCTATCGGTGCAGCACGTGTTGGTTTTATTAACGATCAATTCGTTCTTAACCCAAGCAACACTGAGCTAGAAGAAAGCCGTCTAGACCTTGTTGTTTCTGGTACTAAAGACGCAGTTCTAATGGTTGAATCAGAAGCTGATCGCTTATCTGAAGAGACAATGCTACAAGCTGTTGTTTATGGTCACGACCAACAACAAGTTGTTATCAATGCAATCAACGAGTTTGCGGCTGAAGTAGCAACGCCTGCTTGGGATTGGACTGCACCAGTAGTGAATGCTGAACTTAAAGCACGCGTGGCTGATAAAGCTGCAACTCGCCTTTCTGATGCATACCAAATCACTGAAAAAATGGCACGTTACGACGAAGTGGGTTCTATTAAGAACGACGTTGTTGCTAGCCTTCTTGCTGAAGACGAAACGCTTGATGAGCGTGAACTTCGTGGCATGTTAAGCTCTCTTGAGAAGCACGTTGTACGTGGCCGCATCATCGCGGGTCACCCACGTATCGATGGTCGTGAAAAAGACATGGTTCGTGCGTTAGACGTACGCACTGGTGTACTTCCACGTACTCACGGTTCTTCTTTGTTCACACGTGGTGAAACTCAGGCGCTAGTAACTGCTACGCTGGGTACTCAACGTGACGCACAAATCATCGACAGCATCATGGGTGAGAAGAAAGATCACTTCCTTCTACACTACAACTTCCCTCCATACTGTGTAGGTGAGACTGGTTTCGTTGGTTCACCAAAGCGTCGTGAAATCGGCCATGGTAAATTAGCTAAGCGTGGTATTGCAGCAGTAATGCCTTCTGTTGAAGAATTCCCATACACAGTACGTGTTGTATCGGAAATCACTGAATCTAACGGTTCATCTTCAATGGCTTCTGTATGTGGTACTTCTCTAGCGCTTATGGATGCTGGTGTGCCAATTAAAGCATCTGTTGCGGGTATCGCAATGGGTCTTGTTAAAGAAGGCGACGATTTCGTTGTTCTTTCTGACATCCTTGGTGACGAAGATCACCTAGGTGACATGGACTTTAAAGTAGCGGGTACTGACGACGGTATCACAGCACTTCAGATGGATATCAAGATTGAAGGTATCACGAAAGAGATCATGCAGATCGCTCTAAATCAAGCTAAAGGTGCACGTAAGCACATCCTTAGTGTGATGGACGATGCAATTGGCACTCACCGTGATGATATCTCTCAGTTTGCTCCTCGTATTCATACGATGAAGATCAACTCTGACAAGATTAAAGACGTTATCGGTAAAGGTGGTGCTGTTATCCGTGCACTAACTGAAGAAACTGGTACTACAATTGAAATCGAAGATGACGGTACAATCAAGATTGCAGCAACTGAAGGTGCTGCAGCTAAAGAAGCTATTCGTCGTATCGAAGAAATCACTGCTGACGTTGAAGTTGGTCGCATCTATACTGGTAAAGTAATGCGTATCGTAGACTTCGGTGCATTCGTATCAGTTATTGGTGCTAAAGAAGGCTTGGTACACATTTCTCAAATCGCTCAAGAGCGTGTAGAGAAAGTATCTGACCATCTGCAAATGGGTCAAGAAGTTCAAGTTAAAGTACTTGAAATCGACCGTCAGGGTCGTATTCGCCTAAGCATGAAAGAAGCTGTTGCAGATCAAAACCCTGCGACAGTACAAGACGAACAGCCACAAGGCTAA
- the nlpI gene encoding lipoprotein NlpI has product MIANRLKLVCIAAVMVLTGCASSQAKWTHPPMAVPFQPTIQQQIQLARIDQLLKRDDLDKATVAQMFYERGLLNDSLGLRDLARLDFNQSLSLKPNQPDVFNILGVYFTQSAHFDAAYEAFDSTLELNPQHPFALRNRGIALYYGGRLALAHDDLLVHYQQGVNDPYRVIWLYFVEFEQDSETAAQKLKLRYDASDKQDWGWQIVRLYLGEITEAQFLNEIATKSESNDQLAERLTEGYFYLAKVYQQQNDFSAAVMLYKLALAGNVYEFVEHRFSLLEISRIMTAYEAQNGPKDTN; this is encoded by the coding sequence TTGATTGCAAACAGGTTAAAGCTCGTATGTATTGCCGCAGTGATGGTACTAACAGGATGTGCATCGTCTCAAGCGAAATGGACCCATCCTCCGATGGCTGTGCCATTTCAGCCTACGATTCAACAGCAAATACAATTGGCGCGTATTGATCAATTACTAAAGCGTGATGATCTCGATAAAGCGACCGTTGCACAAATGTTTTATGAGCGTGGTTTATTGAATGATAGTCTGGGCTTACGTGATTTGGCGCGCCTTGATTTTAACCAGTCTCTTTCGTTGAAGCCAAATCAGCCTGATGTTTTTAATATTCTCGGTGTGTATTTTACCCAAAGTGCCCATTTTGATGCAGCGTATGAAGCGTTTGATTCAACCCTAGAGTTAAACCCTCAGCATCCGTTTGCTCTGCGTAACCGTGGTATCGCTTTATATTATGGTGGTCGTTTAGCATTGGCTCACGATGATTTGTTGGTGCATTACCAACAAGGTGTGAATGACCCTTATCGTGTTATTTGGTTATATTTCGTTGAATTTGAACAAGATTCTGAAACGGCAGCTCAAAAGTTAAAGCTACGTTATGATGCCAGTGATAAGCAAGATTGGGGATGGCAAATTGTGCGTCTGTATCTTGGTGAAATCACAGAAGCTCAATTTTTAAATGAGATTGCGACAAAAAGTGAAAGCAACGATCAGTTGGCAGAGCGTTTGACTGAAGGGTACTTCTACCTTGCGAAGGTGTACCAACAACAAAATGATTTTTCTGCGGCTGTGATGCTATATAAGTTAGCCTTAGCGGGTAATGTGTATGAGTTTGTTGAGCACCGTTTCTCATTGTTAGAAATCAGCAGAATTATGACGGCTTATGAAGCACAAAATGGACCAAAAGACACTAACTAG
- a CDS encoding U32 family peptidase yields MKYSLGPLLYFWPKTDVEDFYQQAKETDTDIIYLGETVCSKRREMKPAHWFDIAKDISSTGKQVVLSTMALLEAPSEVNIMKKYIDNGDFIIEANDVSAIQLAHEQKVPFVVGAAVNCYNAQTLNLFLKKGMTRWCMPVELSKEWLQNVIIECEKLGIRDKFETEVFSYGYLPLAYSARCFTARAEDKAKDDCETCCIKYPTGITVNSQEDQKIFTLNGIQTQSGYCYNLVNDLKSMQNLVDVVRLSPLSIDTLSKVNDFKLNEQSTTRHPLVGGHHCNGYWHSVAGLNIE; encoded by the coding sequence ATGAAATACTCTTTGGGGCCTCTTCTTTATTTTTGGCCAAAAACCGACGTTGAAGATTTTTATCAACAAGCAAAAGAAACAGACACCGATATCATCTACCTTGGCGAAACAGTTTGTTCAAAACGTCGTGAAATGAAGCCTGCTCATTGGTTTGATATCGCAAAAGATATCTCTTCTACCGGTAAGCAAGTTGTCTTGTCTACGATGGCATTGCTGGAAGCACCAAGCGAAGTCAACATCATGAAAAAGTACATCGATAACGGCGATTTCATTATAGAAGCTAACGATGTGTCAGCAATTCAGCTCGCTCATGAGCAAAAAGTGCCGTTTGTAGTTGGCGCTGCCGTGAATTGTTACAACGCCCAGACACTAAACCTTTTTTTAAAGAAGGGCATGACGCGCTGGTGTATGCCCGTCGAGCTGTCTAAAGAGTGGCTCCAGAATGTTATCATCGAATGCGAGAAATTGGGTATTCGAGATAAGTTTGAAACGGAAGTTTTCAGCTACGGTTATCTGCCGCTGGCCTATTCAGCGCGTTGTTTTACTGCGCGTGCTGAAGATAAAGCCAAAGATGATTGTGAAACTTGCTGTATCAAGTATCCAACAGGCATTACCGTTAATAGCCAAGAAGACCAAAAAATCTTTACGCTAAATGGTATTCAAACCCAATCAGGCTACTGTTATAACTTGGTCAACGATCTGAAAAGTATGCAGAACCTCGTTGATGTCGTCCGCTTAAGTCCGCTCAGTATTGATACGTTAAGCAAAGTAAACGACTTTAAGTTAAATGAACAAAGCACCACTCGCCATCCGCTAGTGGGGGGCCATCACTGCAATGGTTATTGGCATAGCGTTGCGGGTCTAAATATCGAGTAA
- the ubiU gene encoding ubiquinone anaerobic biosynthesis protein UbiU has product MELLCPAGNLPALKTAIDNGADAVYIGFKDDTNARHFAGLNFTGRKLEKAVQYVQDHNRKLHVALNTFAHPDGFNRWTKAVDNAVAMGVDALIVADIAVLEYAATRYPDLELHLSVQASATNTAAIDFYKQNFNVKRVVLPRVLSIHQVKQLARNTDMDLEVFAFGSLCIMAEGRCYLSSYMTGESPNTVGACSPAKYVRWQETAQGLESRLNDILIDRYAAGENAGYPTLCKGRFDVNIDGDNKRYHALEEPTSLNTLEILPELFAANIASVKIEGRQRSPAYVEQVTKTWRAAIDRYKANPEGYSVEPAWNACLGNVSEGKQTTLGAYHRKWQ; this is encoded by the coding sequence ATGGAGCTACTTTGCCCCGCTGGTAACCTTCCAGCCTTAAAAACAGCAATTGATAACGGTGCTGACGCGGTATACATCGGCTTTAAAGATGATACAAATGCCCGCCATTTCGCTGGTTTGAACTTTACAGGTCGTAAGCTAGAAAAAGCCGTTCAGTATGTGCAAGATCACAACAGAAAGCTGCACGTTGCCCTTAATACTTTCGCCCACCCAGACGGTTTTAACCGCTGGACGAAAGCGGTCGATAATGCTGTTGCTATGGGGGTCGATGCCCTCATCGTTGCTGATATAGCGGTATTAGAATATGCAGCAACGCGTTATCCTGATCTTGAACTGCACTTATCGGTTCAAGCATCAGCAACCAATACTGCTGCCATTGATTTCTATAAACAGAACTTCAATGTGAAGCGCGTAGTATTGCCGCGTGTACTGTCGATTCATCAAGTAAAGCAACTCGCCCGTAATACCGATATGGATCTAGAGGTATTCGCGTTTGGCAGCTTGTGCATTATGGCTGAAGGTCGTTGTTACTTATCGTCTTACATGACGGGTGAATCACCCAATACAGTAGGTGCATGCTCACCGGCTAAATATGTTCGCTGGCAAGAAACGGCGCAAGGGCTTGAATCTCGCTTAAACGATATATTAATTGATCGTTATGCCGCTGGCGAAAATGCAGGCTACCCGACCCTGTGTAAAGGTCGCTTCGATGTCAATATTGATGGTGATAATAAGCGCTACCACGCCTTGGAAGAGCCGACGAGCCTCAATACGTTAGAAATATTACCTGAACTCTTTGCCGCCAATATTGCATCGGTAAAAATAGAAGGTCGTCAACGTAGCCCGGCTTATGTTGAACAGGTAACCAAAACGTGGCGAGCAGCTATTGATCGTTATAAGGCTAACCCTGAAGGCTATAGCGTAGAGCCAGCTTGGAATGCTTGCTTAGGCAACGTCTCTGAAGGTAAACAAACAACACTCGGTGCTTATCACCGTAAATGGCAATAA